attttgtattttattcaacctctaactcaatttccactattttagattatttttcaaagttagaataCTGCTGCTCTCAAAACCATTTTAgtgcagaatgttgatttccaagattataacacccttatttcctttctctacaatttttcacatcattttctcttatttctcttataTCTCGACGgtaagcaattttggcttttcttcgaatcccattttctgcatttctggtacacacctggtatcgtTTCTGATGCGTAAGCACTCTTAAGCCTCCAGAACCTAAAAATCAACCAAATCTCtagattaatcacttaattcatttgtaatcaaccaattttggaaggaactcGACCAAAAACCTAACAAAATCCTTACATCGCTTGAGTAACCACCACTTCGCACAATCACAACGTCGATTCAAAACCACCAGCCCAttgattaactcctaaacacTAAAAAGGAATCCCTTTTTCAGAGATTAACCAAGAACGATTAACAGTAGACAAAACTATTACTTATTGAACACATGCAACCAACgatgaacaaccaaatcaattgaaaaataaagacaGAAATGGAAGgggaaaaataatggaaatttcggCAGCAACTAGTGGAAAGAATCGACAGAGGAGggaaaaaagatgaagaaaatgtcagaaaaagtttgggtaattggagagaaaatcgaaactttactttttttctgtaacaaaaagataatcagattattttctgataacctctcccccattatctcctaaaatcactccttattaacccactaaaacacaactactcaaaatttttccccaacacaactcttagcctaaattggagcaaaaatactATCTTCATGCCATCACAAAGAATTGGacacaggacctccttcacaccaacactccacttatccaccagaccatcatgcccattctgttaattatttgccaacttttacttaaaagcctactgatcaaaaatagggcttattcataaaaatatcaaaatttgccCACAtcatggcttgaacttgggacctctcacacacccaaaacacttaaccactgaagcagatacacagttgtgtcacatctttttcaagaaaaaaaataaaaattttggggcgttacaactctagcccctaaaagaaaatttcggcctcaaaatttacctgatcagaagcatcgcatcctcaggctcccacgtggcctcctTAGTGCTATGATTACGCCATAGAACCTTCACCAAAGGAATAGACTTCCTCCTTAGAACCTTTACGTCACGATCCAGAATCTGGACAGCCTCCTCCTCAAAGGTTAAGTCTGGCccaacctcaatctcctcaacaagGACAATATGAGTAGGATCAGAATGGTAACACCTCAAGATAGAGATatgaaacacatcatggataGGATCCAATACCAGAGGTAGCTCCAACTAATAAGCAACTGGTCCCACTCGCTTTAGAATACGGTAAAGtccaataaacctagggctcaacttgcctttacgaccaaacCTCAGTACCTTCTTCCATGGTGAGACCTTGAAAGAAACGAAGTCCCCCACAGAATACCCAATCTCACGCCTCTTCAAATTCGTATAAGATTTCTGCCTGTCAAATGTCACTTTCAAACTATCCCAaatcaatctaaccttatccTCTGTCTTAGAGACCAACTAAGGACCCAGAACACATTgctcgcccaactcagtccaacataaaggagtgCGACACTTACGACCGTACAGtacctcgtaaggtgccatctagATAATAGACTGgaagctattattataggcaaacttcGCTAACGGAAGATAATCCTCCCAACTGCCTCAGAAATCAATAGCACAGCTCAtcaacatatcctccagtaCCTGAATCACTCTCTCTGACTAACCATCAGTCTGAGGATAGAATGCAGTACTGAAGTTCAACCTTGAACCCAGAGTCTCATgcatttttttccaaaactgaGACATGaaacgaggatccctatcagagatGATCAAAATTGGTACCCTATGAagtctcactatctcagaaATATAGAGCTTCATCAGATTCTGCAAGGAATAATTTGTCTTAACTGAGATGAAGTGTGCATACTTAGTCCATCGATCTATGATGACCCACACTGAATCTTTCTTATTGAGTGTTAAAGACAACCTACTAACAAAATCCATCGTTACTCGCCCTCACTTCTATAGCGGAATCTTAATTAGCTACAATAAtcccgaaggtaactgatgctcagccttaacctgctggcaAGTCAGGTATCTAGCCATAAAGTTTGTAACCTCTCGTTTCaaccctggccaccaatacaactctcgaagatctcgatacatcttatttATGCCAGggtgcatagcataagggctactatggaCCTCTCTCAAAATAGACTGTCTCAAGTCCAAATCATTTGGCACACATATTTGGCCTTAGAAACATAGCACACCCTCAGAGTTCAACCCAAAGTCTATAGTGCTACCATTCTCAATCTGTCAAAACCGAAGACCCAAAGACTCATCTTCTAGTTGTCTACCCTTAATCTGCTCGATCCAAGTTGGCTTGACTTGAAGCTCAGCCAACAAACTCCCATCGTCGAACAAGCTAAGTCGAGCGAACATCACTCTCAGATCAGTCATAGCCTTATGGCTCAATGCatcagccaccacattggccttgccAGGATGGTACTTAATGGTATAATAATAATCCTTAAACAGCTCAACCCATCTCCGCGGCCTTAGATTCAGCTCCTTCTGagtaaggagatacttgaggcttttgtgatcagtgtagatgatacacttctcaccatacagataatgcctccaaattttcaatgcaaagacTACGACGACCAACTCCAAATCGTGCGTCGGATAGTTTGCCTCGtgtgtcttaagctgacgagacgcatatgcaaccaccttaccatcctaCATCAACATACATACCAAACtaacatgtgatgcatcactataaaccgtGAACTCCTTTCCAGGTTCAAGCTGTACCAAAATAGGAGCCTCAGTCAGTAcagtcttaagcttctcaaagctctcttgctgcgCATTAGTCCAGTCAAACGGTACACCTTTACGTCGCAGCTTAGTCAAGGGAGCTGCGATCAGTAAAAATCCTTCCACAAACCGTCGGTAATAACCTGCCAGCCCCAAAAAGCTGCGGATCTCAGACACATTCTTAGGCTAAGCGATTGAAGcaaagaagagaatgaaaaaccTCGATAGAAAACAGGGCTACTCTTTTTATTCCTATGACTTTGAAAACAGAGGTCGAGCATTATCTATACAAGtactcaaaaaaaattctaaaaagtgTAATgagtgatgaaaatgaaaattttgtgacTAAAACAAGTGTACAGTAACATAGTCGTTCGCCAAGTTAACAGTAacagaccaaattgaaatattattaaaattaggtGGCTAAAAGATAAAACTCTCTAATgacattgttaaatttaatttttatttttattttgatgatcaaaataaaaatttactaaatttagatCACCATAACCCAATgctctttcattctttttccttctctATTTGGTTGTATGTGAAATAATTAGACATTTTGGGTAGAAGCTTAATCAAATACCAAGGTTTCCTCCTCCTATTTCACATctttaagataaaattaaacattttcctaaataaaataaggataaaagaTAAAAGCTAATGGTAGCTAAATTcctaataaaatatctttataaataatatttaaaataaaataatcataaattttaaaaatgttgtatGTCAAAATACTACTTTTATGaccaaattttttaatgtaattccGTATTTTCAGTTGTTCTCCACATTAAGTTTGCATTACACTTATAAAAATCGAACAATAAACGCCAAATTTAATAACATCATGTccaaaaactaattaaaattagcCGCAAAAATATGCTAATTAAgcatattatcaaattaattacacgtatatttatttttacgtgttttgaatttgattaagCTTTgtgatcaatttaaaatttcatgaatatatgtatacaatCATAGTCAATATATTagatgaaattttgaattgtgtTCTTTCAATCTATatgcctttttttcttttgttcttacCAATATGTCTTGTTATTATTGGAAGACCATTTTCctattcaaaaattaaacacCCATTGTGAACTGGGGTTCCATTATTTTCCATGTGGGTCTCCATGCTTTGGACCCTGTTGAGAGTATCCTCAACCATTTTCATATACTAGAAATTAATGATTTCTGAATATATTCATATGAATCTAATtaagatatatttatttgtatatatactatatatttattataaatttaaaaaatgggtcagGTCAGGCCAAGCTCAAGGGCTCGGGCGCCTTGAagtttttgcccaagcccaagctcaacccatattttaaacgggtCTAATACTTTTGCCCAAGTTCATTTTTTGAGCTCAATTTTTTTGCCCACACCCTCTCAAATTTCGAGTGAGCCCTTGGGCTTGGGCAAGTAGCCCGACCTATGAACAGGTCTAATTTGGTATATGAtagtgtatttatatataaatatattcatatggATGTAATTGAGAGATATTTGCTTGTatagataatataaaatttattattttcaccaaaataatatataattcattatcaAAATACAGTTAGAGTATAAATATATGAGTTTGCATTTGATATACTGAtagtgtattttttattattttatgagtGCCCTTGAAAAATCGACatgtctctttatttttatagaatataaatatatggCTTTGTACAGGACACTTGTCAACCCCCTAACACTATTTGTAGAGTCTAAAAACTCCACTGCcaatgtaccaaataatttcctataaaaatatatgttaaaacatttaaacctatatataattaatcaaaaaactataatataaactatatgtaataccccctacccgtattcgttgccgaaatagagtatgaggcattaccagattttaccgaattttttttttcaagatagatttatcatattcataagataatttcatcacataccaaaaccaaaatttgttagccataccaatggctaaccatacattcatttcacattaacatctaatttactagcttatacatgccattgatttccaaaataaagttcctttatgtaccgagatctcgagattgatagtgtgatgtgtctccaccaaatccgacctccgagctcttaactctACAAACAGGGAAAAAAAAGcaggtaagcactttgtgcttagtaagttcatgcaacatgaattatacttaccatacttatacatccatcatttaataacacaagcacacatccaattcacataaacatatacctatcacatacaaactcaacctcatacaaattcattacaaagataaatgattgatgagctcatcaattccatgatttccatttccttgttatttttccatatttatcccgttgaactacttggaatttcgatggattttcagaggtacaccaaagtgtacaaattcggtctcaattcatattcatgtgcgcacatttccatttcagagagcacactcatgaacctcatccttacaatggaTTACCGGTCGAGCTAAATCTCAGTAATATAAACTCACGAGTATTGTTGGGATTACCGGTCCAAGCTAAATCccgcaacgacaattactctaatgagcttggatctgaattaccagtccaaaGCTAAATTGAgacctaattcggattacccatccgggctaaatccattttccacatattcttcgggagggctatatcaggataggatcacccgtccgggctagatcctttttaccgtcaattccttttcagagatccatcgaattttcctttcattcaatcgggatttatttcctcttttcatccataatatcaatacttcatcagttatcatacaataaacatccaaatcatattcacatcaataacaaacatttcaagcatttatgaatataattcaagttacacgaacttacctcgacacttgttcgtaacctaaaatctactaatcctgaactttttcttttcctcgatcttgcttcgtatttgaattttccggatctaaataaataaatttaatcattaatctaatacatttcatgttcatgtgtaactttctctacaattccattattatttatagtgcattcaaagctgcctcactgagtcatagtcactaaattatttatatcttgagctacagaactccaaattaagatccgttaatttttactgaaactagactcacatatcttcttaccataaaaatttcagaatttttggtttagccaataagtacagtttattctttaaagtttcccctgtttcactgtatgacagttctgacccctcttcactaaaaattaattatctcacttacagaattaggatgatgcttcccttttatttcttcagaaaatagactcattaaggattctaagcatataaattataactcataatcattttttttacaatttttaatgattttccaaagtcagaacaggggaacccgaattcattctgaccttgtctcataaaatctattatatctcatgatttacaattccattacttacaccgtttcttttataagaaactagactcaataagctttaatttcatgttttattcatcctctaattcgatctctaaaatttttggtgatttttcaaagtcagagtactgctgctgtccaaaactgttttagtgcatggtgttaattaccatttttcccttaaactttcaacaatgataatttcgtccctgctcaattaacctctccattgagctgatttttctcaatcaacactttattatatcactttaaagtaccttataacctttggaaattagaatttcagcactaaactttaattccaaactttttcacaattaggtcgtacaaatcaatttctattggaattacctaataaaatcatctcataaacaaattaaagcatcaatttcatcctatttcctcataaaattccagcacatattcatatcaactttcaatatcattcataaaatcaaaaactaatgaatttagtaataggacctagttgtaaaagtcttagaaacacaaaaattacaagaaaaaggcaagaattaactcacttggtgcaaaaattatgaaaaaccagcttgaagaaacccttaggacgtttttggctgatgggaatgcagaaaaataaagaggaatctagataattccactttagtcctaacttttaaagcaaattttgtaatattccaattttacccttatttcttcaattctcctgatttttctcagcgcatgcgcccaaaatatctccttttggggttatttgcaatttatctccctcctcatttcacaattgagctatttaatccctctagtaacttttacacttttttcaatttagtccttttgacttaattgactacccaaacattaaaattttctaacgaaattttactaccatattactaacacttcataaatatttataaaaatatttttgactcggttttactAGATCGAAGTCtcgatatcttatttttacctaatttcttcaataatttctttctcTAACTAACCGCttaatcaagaaaatttttctatcgatattttcatacgatttttcctatcttatcaatattcatgcaaaaatattaaaataaatttctctttaaattggatttgtggttctgaaaccactattccgataattttgaatttgggccattacactataaatatacatgtttatgtagaaatatttaaaaatatgaataaattcaaaattatacacCAAAAATATTGATAACAATAATTACCCAGACAAAACCAATAAGCCTACTATACAATGTTGACcaccataattaaaataaaatataaagatattgataataaaatcGAATGTATAAAATCATCTCAGGACTCAAGTTTTTTGGAAGCTGAAATTAGTGATTGGGGCAATATGAGACGTTTCCATTAGGTTGGCAATCCTAAACATTGATTGATTACAGTTGTCAAgcatttgagaaataaaaacatactTGAAGCAATTCACATAGGAGAATATCATACTTCCTAAACTACTTATATGTTGCACTCTTAAATACGAATCATTTTCATCAATTAAGAATTGTTTCATGTTGATGGAGCTACCCAAAAAGTACTATTTTGAAGCTTCCAACTCTTTTTTCCTTGTTCACCTTCAAGTTATAATTCTTCTCTCATACTGCAACTTGCAAGGTCTAAACATGCTTTGTATAGCTACAAAAAGCCTTGTAATTAGAGGAAAAGTGACTGATCAACTTGCTTTACTCCAGTTCAAAGCCAAGATAACTGGTGATTAGCTCAAGATTATGGAGTCCTGGAATAGTTCCAATCACTTCTGTCAGTGGCGTGGTGTTACATGCGATCGCAAGCATCAAAAAGTCACCAAGTTGGAACTACAATTCCTCAAACTTTCAGGATCTTTATCACCGTATATTGGAAATTTTAGCTTTCTCAAGGGGTTGAATCTTGCAAACAACTTCTACAACCAGATTCCTCAAGAATTTGGTCGTTTAAGAAGGTTGGAAACTATTGGTGTTGAAGGCAGCAGCAAGCTGCTTTGATCTTGCTTGGACAGCAAGCCTCGCGACTTGCAGAAGaaacaaatgaagaaaaatagaaatttgcaagtggaaaaacagaaaagagagagaatttttgaatgaaaactagctgaaattttcattaaaaaataaaataaggcaTTAAGCCATTACATATAAGAGTCAACAATTACAAAGTGAATAAGTTACTACCTAATAACATACCTAACACCACTAATTTGCCTAGTAACTTGATAAACTTGCTTGTATGTGTTGCTTTGTTGAATTATCAATCAATCAAcacctaattacatcaaaatgcAGCTACCAACTAAGTTTGAAACtaactaaaatacaaaatgCTCATTGGAGTAACTAAATGCAACAAGAATGGTTCCAGCTTGCTGCTTGCTGCACGTTCTTGCATGGCCACCTTGGCTGCTGTATGGAGGCTgacttcaacactcctccttagcTTCCATGCTGCTGACTCCCAATAACTTTCTTAAGCTCATGAATCTCGATACACCAAGAGCTTTTGTGAAGATGTCAGCAATCTATTCTTCAGAATTACAGTGAATCAAATCGATCTCTTGAGCTTCTTCCATTTCTCTTACCACATGCAGTTTAATATTGAAGTGTTTTGTCCTACCATGGAAGACAGGATTTTTAGCAATAGCAACAGTTGACTTATTGTCACAATAAATTTTAGTTGCTTCAGTCTGTTGTAGATTCAAATAATTGAGAACTTTTCTTAGCCAAACAGCTTGATTAACTGTATTAGCTGCTGCTACATACTCTTCTTCTACTGTCGATTGGGCcaccattattttttttagaactCCAGCAAATCATAGTTGAACCAAGTGTAAAAGCATAACCAGAAGTGCTCTTCATATCATCTTTTGAACCAGTCCAATCACTGTCAGTGTAGCCTATCAATTTCAGATCTCCAGCTCTTCTAAAATGTATTCCATGGCTCAAGGTACCTTTGATGTACCTGAGTACTCTTTTCCTTACTTGGTAATGCTGCTGGTTATAACAATGCATAAACCTTGATAGCATGCTCATAGCAAACAAAATATCAGGTCTTGTTACAGTTAAATACAACAAACAACCAACAAGACTCCTGTAAGTAGTTTCACAGACAGGTTCATAATCTACTTGGCTCGATAGCTTTATGCCAACAGCCATAGGTGTGCTTGTTGGCTTACAGTTCTGCATTGAAAACTTGGATAGAACCTTCACAGCAAACATTTTTTGTCCCAAAAAAATTCCTTCTTCTGCTTGGCGCACCTCTATTCCTAGGAAATATGTCATCAAACCCAAGTCAGACATCTCGAACATCtccattatttttgttttgaaatcaACTAACTTGATTTTGTCTCCTCCTGTCACTAAaagatcatcaacatagagAGACACAATAAGCTGTATTTCAGCTCGATTCTTCTTAACATAGAGTGTTGGCTCACTAGCACTTCTCTCAAATCCCAAGCTGACTAAATATGAGTCAATTCGAGCATACCAGGCTCTAAGAGCCTGTTTTAGGCCATACAAAGCCTTTCTAAGCCTGTACACCATATGTTCTTTACCAGACATTGTAAAACCTGGAGGCTACTCAATATATATCTCCTCTTCCAAGAAGCCATTAAGAAATACAGACTTCACATCCATCTGGTGAATTGTCCACTGGTTCTGAGCAGCTAGAGCAACCAGCAATCTGATTGTATCAAGTCTGGCTACTGGAGCAAATGTTTCCAGGTAGTCCAGACAATATCTTTGACTAAAGCCCTTCACAACCAGCCTAGCTTTCAGCTTGTTTAAACTCCCATCTGCATTATGCTTGACCCGATAGACCCATTTTACACCAATGGTCTTTCTGTTAGCAGGCTTTTCAACCAACTCCCATGTCTGGTTCTTCTTCGAATCATGTTGATTTCATCAACCATAGCCTGCTTCCAGCCTTCATCTGCCTCAGCCTCTTCAAAACTGGTAGGTTCTGCTATAGCAATCTGTGCTCTCTCATAAACTTCATCCAAGGACCTTGTGCCTCTCACAGGCACATCATCAATGTCCATTTCAGGACCAATCTGTTCAAGTTCAGCTTGGTTAGGCACTAGTTCTTCTGAAACAGCTTCTAGTTCATTCTTCTCCCAATTCCAGCATTCCTTTTCATCAAAAACCACATCTCTGCTTACTTGAATTTTGTTTATCAAGGGATCCAGgactctttaattttttttactgagCTATAGCCTACTAGAATGCCAGGCTGAGATCTCTTTGAAAGCTTATCCCTTTTCACTGCTGGTATTTGTGCATAGCACAGGCAACCAAATACTTTCAGATGTGCCAGGGAAGGTTTGAATCCGAACCAAGCCTCAAAAGGTGTCTTCTGAGCAAGAGCTTTAGTTGAGAGCCTATTCTGAAGGTAAACAGCAGTGTTTACTACCTCAGCCCACATGGTTTTTAACAGTTTCTTCTCAAACAGCAAGCACCTGGCCATATCCATCAGGCTTATATTCTTCCTTTCAGAGACCCCATTTTGCTGAGGTGTGTACACATTTGTTACCTGGTGTTTGATGCCAGCATCATTGCAAATGGTTTGGAACTGAGCTGAACTGTACTCAGTCCCATTATCTGATCTTATTCACAAACACTTGAGCTACTTCAGACTTGTGTTTCATGAAGAAAATCCAGCAATatcttataaaattatcaatgaaAAGAATGAACTACCTgtttttgctaagtgatttagTCCTCATAGGCCCACACACATCAGTGTGTACCAGCTACAGTCTTTCAGTGGTTTTCCATGCTGTGTTTGTAGGAAATGGCAGTCTTGACAAACTTCATCATTCTTCACTGAGTTGGTGAAGTTTTCAGCCAAGCCTTCACTGACCATTTGAGCCATCGATCTGAAGTTGGCATGTCCAAGCCTTTGATGCCAGAGCTTGGAATCATCAGCAGAGGCTGTGTATGCTGACTTTGAGTTATTTGGCCAATGAACCTCAAAGCATTTGTCAGTCATAGTGACTGTCATGAGGcttgatccacttggatcagCAATCTGACACTGCTTGTCTTTGAACACAACTGAGTAGCCTTTCTCTAGCAGTTGAGCTATGCTGAGAAGGTTTCTGTTAATCTCAGGCACCAATAGCACATTCGAGATGACCTTGTTGCCTATAGGAGTGCATATTAGTGCATCCTTTTTTCATTTAGCCTTTATAAACTGACCATTTCCAACCTTGACTTTAGTTTTGTAGCTTTTGTTCAAGGTTCTGAACAAGGATGCATTTGGTGACATGTGGTTAGTACAGCCACTGTCCAATAGCCAGCCTTTTGAACACTTCTTCCAGTAACTAAGCAGGAAACAGTAAAAACTTGCTCCTCTTGATCACTGTTGTATTTAGCCACTCGAGCTTCAGCCTTTGGCTGCTAAAATTGGCTATGTCTTggtttgtttctatttttacaaacccTTTCAACATGGCCTTTCTTCTTGCAATGCTGGCATATAGCATCTGGTCTAAACCAACATTTCTCCTCTGGATGACCTAGCCTTTTGCAATGTCTGCAAGGCTGGTCATTGCTTCTTACAGCATCAGGTTTAGGCCTGTTTTTCCAAAACTTTTTAACTTTCTGAGCATTGGTGCTCGAGGCTTCTTTGGCTTTGGCTTGAAAAACACCTTCCTGGTGGTCTTCAACTCTACTAGCTCTTCTTTGCTCCTGAGCATAGAAGGTGTTGATCAGCTCAGTCAAAGAGATACTAGCAAGATCTCTTGAGTCCTCTAAGGAGGATATCTTTGCTTCATATCCCTTAGGAAAAGCAGAGAGAACTTTCTCCACTATTCTTGCCTCATCAAAGTGCTCACCTAGGAGCCTTATACTGTTGACCATTACCATGATTCTATCTACATACTGCTTCACTGTTTCTTCTTCCCtcatcttcaaattctcaaaatcTCTTCTTAAATTCAACAGCTGTTGTTGCCTTGTTCTCTCTCtgccttgaaactcctccttcAGCTTGTCTCAGGCCTGCTTTGGAGTCTCACAGGCCATAATCCTGTTGAAGATGACATCTGACACATAGTTCTTATTGCAGGACATGGCTTTATGCCTCTTGGTCCTCTCATTAGCATGTTGTCTGATCTGAGCCACTGTAGGATTGACCTTCAGTGGTGCTAGCTTAGCATCTGTGTTAACAACTTCCCACAGATCAAAGGCCTACAGGTAAGTTTTCATCTTGACTAGCCATATATGGAAACTTTCTCTATTGAAAATTGATGGTGCAGCAGGAGAAAAGCCCAATGAAGCCATAGTTTCTGATGTTGAACTACAACAGGTCCTCAAAGAATAcagctctagataccaattgttggtgttAAAGGCAGCAGCAAGCTGCTTTGATCTTGCTTGGACAGCAAGCCTCGAGACTTGCAGAAGAAACAAATgaagaaaaacagaaatttgtaagtggaaaaacaaaaaagataaagaattttttaatgaaaactagttgaaattttcattaaaaaacaaaataaggcATTAAGCCATTACATATAAGAGTCAAC
This genomic window from Gossypium raimondii isolate GPD5lz chromosome 10, ASM2569854v1, whole genome shotgun sequence contains:
- the LOC128034022 gene encoding uncharacterized protein LOC128034022 codes for the protein MDFVSRLSLTLNKKDSVWVIIDRWTKYAHFISVKTNYSLQNLMKLYISEIVRLHRVPILIISDRDPRFMSQFWKKMHETLGSRLNFSTAFYPQTDEDKVRLIWDSLKVTFDRQKSYTNLKRREIGYSVGDFVSFKVSPWKKLELPLVLDPIHDVFHISILRCYHSDPTHIVLVEEIEVGPDLTFEEEAVQILDRDVKVLRRKSIPLVKVLEA
- the LOC105775676 gene encoding uncharacterized protein LOC105775676; this translates as MREEETVKQYVDRIMVMVNSIRLLGEHFDEARIVEKVLSAFPKGYEAKISSLEDSRDLASISLTELINTFYAQEQRRASRVEDHQEGVFQAKAKEASSTNAQKVKKFWKNRPKPDAVRSNDQPCRHCKRLGHPEEKCWFRPDAICQHCKKKGHVERPKAEARVAKYNSDQEEQVFTVSCLVTGRSVQKAGYWTVADALICTPIGNKVISNVLLVPEINRNLLSIAQLLEKGYSVVFKDKQCQIADPSGSSLMTVTMTDKCFEVHWPNNSKSAYTASADDSKLWHQRLGHANFRSMAQMVSEGLAENFTNSVKNDEVCQDCHFLQTQHGKPLKDCSCSAQFQTICNDAGIKHQVTNVYTPQQNGVSERKNISLMDMARCLLFEKKLLKTMWAEVVNTAVYLQNRLSTKALAQKTPFEAWFGFKPSLAHLKVFGCLCYAQIPAVKRDKLSKRSQPGILECWNWEKNELEAVSEELVPNQAELEQIGPEMDIDDVPVRGTRSLDEVYERAQIAIAEPTSFEEAEADEGWKQAMVDEINMIRRRTRHGNGSLNKLKARLVVKGFSQRYCLDYLETFAPVARLDTIRLLVALAAQNQWTIHQMDVKSVFLNGFLEEEIYIE